One Candidatus Zixiibacteriota bacterium genomic window, TTATCATGAGGAGACTTTTGGAGCAACTTTCGAAGATCTGCCGATCCCCAAATCATTCATGGAAACAGCCAGGAAGAAAAGAGAAGAGCTTTTAGAGGCATTGTCAGATTATGATGACAAGCTGATGGAGAATTTTTTGAATGAAAGGCCGATCGAGCCGGAGGAGATAAAAAAAGCTTTGAGAAAGGGAAGTCTGGATGCTAAGGTGGTCCCGGTATTATGCGGCGCTTCCTTCAAAAATAAAGGTGTCCAGAAACTATTGGATGCAGTAGTCGATTATCTGCCTTCTCCAATAGACCTGCCTGCGGTCAAAGGGGTCAACCCGGAAAGCGGAGAGACCGAAGAGCGGAAAGTGTCAGACGATGAGCCTTTTTCCGCACTGGCTTTCAAAATAGTAAGCGACCCGTTTATTGGTAAGTTGACTTATTTCAGAGTTTATTCCGGCTTTACTAAAGTGGGGACCGTGGTGTTGAATGGCAACAACGGAGAAAAAGAGAGATTAAGCCGGGTCTTAAGAATGCACGCCAATCAAAGAAAAGAAATAGAAGAGGTTTATGCCGGGGATATCGTCGCAGTTGTGGGATTGAAGAGCGTTTCGACGGGTAACACGTTCTGTGACAGGGATCATCCCATAGTCCTGGAGAAGATGGTTTTTCCTGAACCGGTGATCGCAGTGGCGATAGAACCCAAGACCAAGACTGACCAGGATAAGCTGACTGGTTCTTTATCGAAATTGTCTGACGAGGATCCAACTTTTAAAGTGAGTTTTAACGAGGAGACCGGTCAGACGATTATCTCCGGTATGGGCGAGCTTCATCTGGAGATTCTGGTCGAGCGTATGCTACGGGAGTTCGGGGTGAAGGCTAATGTGGGGAAACCTCAAGTGGCTTACAGGGAGACCATCTCTATTCCGGTCGAGGCGGAAGGAAAATTTATTCGCCAGACCGGGGGAAGAGGTCAGTATGGCCATGTCAAGTTGAGATTGGAACCGTTGACTTCCGGAGAAAAATATGTTTTTGAGAAAAAGATCTCCAGCGGGGTTATTCCCAGGGAATATTTCTCTGCCATAGAGAAGGGGATAAAAGAAGCTATGAGTAACGGGGTTCTGGCTG contains:
- the fusA gene encoding elongation factor G; translation: MPREYPLQKIRNIGIMAHIDAGKTTTTERILYYTGKTYRMGEVDEGAAVMDWMEQEKERGITITSAATTCYWREHQINIIDTPGHVDFTAEVERSLRVLDGAIAIFCGVGGVEPQSETVWRQADKYNVPRIAYVNKMDRVGADFENTLRMMRERLGTKAVAIQIPVGQGEMFAGIIDLVEMNYRIYHEETFGATFEDLPIPKSFMETARKKREELLEALSDYDDKLMENFLNERPIEPEEIKKALRKGSLDAKVVPVLCGASFKNKGVQKLLDAVVDYLPSPIDLPAVKGVNPESGETEERKVSDDEPFSALAFKIVSDPFIGKLTYFRVYSGFTKVGTVVLNGNNGEKERLSRVLRMHANQRKEIEEVYAGDIVAVVGLKSVSTGNTFCDRDHPIVLEKMVFPEPVIAVAIEPKTKTDQDKLTGSLSKLSDEDPTFKVSFNEETGQTIISGMGELHLEILVERMLREFGVKANVGKPQVAYRETISIPVEAEGKFIRQTGGRGQYGHVKLRLEPLTSGEKYVFEKKISSGVIPREYFSAIEKGIKEAMSNGVLAGYPMVNIKAILYDGSYHEVDSSEIAFKIAASMAFQEGAKKALPKLLEPVMDVEVVVPEEYMGDVIGDLNARRGSILGIHPRADAQVISVLVPLSEMFGYATRLRSLTQGRAVFTMEFTRYQEVPENLSEKILTKVRGY